One stretch of Fictibacillus sp. b24 DNA includes these proteins:
- the nusB gene encoding transcription antitermination factor NusB — protein MKRRLAREKAFQSLFQIEVSDISANEAMEHVLEGEPSDEFLTKMVYGTVENKEEIERFLTPYLEKWSFSRLANVERVVLQMAAYEWLYMEEIPKNVTLNEAIETAKIFGGEEAGRFVNGVLGKIVKDLNNN, from the coding sequence ATGAAACGCAGACTTGCCAGAGAAAAGGCATTTCAATCGCTTTTTCAAATTGAAGTAAGTGACATATCAGCTAATGAAGCTATGGAACACGTATTAGAAGGTGAACCATCTGATGAATTTTTAACGAAAATGGTTTACGGTACGGTAGAAAATAAAGAGGAAATTGAGCGTTTTCTAACGCCTTACCTTGAAAAATGGAGTTTTTCAAGACTAGCAAATGTGGAGCGTGTAGTTCTGCAAATGGCTGCGTATGAATGGCTCTATATGGAAGAGATCCCTAAGAACGTAACGTTGAATGAAGCGATTGAAACAGCTAAAATATTTGGCGGTGAAGAAGCAGGACGTTTCGTAAATGGTGTCCTAGGAAAAATAGTTAAAGATCTTAACAATAATTAA
- the spoIIIAG gene encoding stage III sporulation protein AG, whose product MKHSFWEQIKKRLQLSDKAGNKQKYLLVLLLLGISLMFISKMIDSPAQKSALNGIGMETEPKTQAVFKQAKEVTDKNIKTYEDRYSNELKDLLEQMQGVGKVSVWVELSTTEKKEFVTDDSTQSQTTLENDKNGGTRTIEDQKIDEKVVIISNDGREEPIIVTTEKPKIKGVAVLAQGAESIQTKAMIIELVKKIFDIGSDQIFVGPKNPEGE is encoded by the coding sequence ATGAAACATTCATTTTGGGAACAGATAAAAAAACGGCTGCAGCTTAGTGATAAAGCAGGGAATAAACAAAAGTACTTACTAGTATTACTTCTATTGGGAATTTCTCTTATGTTTATTAGTAAAATGATAGACTCCCCTGCTCAAAAAAGCGCATTAAATGGAATAGGCATGGAAACAGAACCGAAAACCCAAGCAGTTTTTAAACAAGCCAAGGAAGTGACAGATAAGAATATTAAGACATATGAAGATCGTTATTCCAACGAGCTAAAAGATTTATTAGAACAGATGCAAGGTGTAGGAAAAGTATCAGTCTGGGTAGAGCTTTCCACAACAGAAAAAAAAGAGTTTGTAACAGATGACAGCACCCAAAGTCAAACAACGCTAGAAAATGATAAAAATGGAGGCACCAGAACGATAGAAGATCAAAAGATAGATGAAAAAGTCGTTATCATTTCAAATGATGGAAGAGAAGAGCCAATTATCGTGACAACAGAAAAACCTAAGATAAAAGGAGTGGCTGTGTTAGCACAGGGTGCTGAGAGCATTCAGACTAAGGCGATGATTATCGAGCTTGTGAAGAAGATTTTTGATATTGGAAGTGACCAGATCTTTGTAGGACCAAAAAATCCTGAGGGGGAATAA
- a CDS encoding Asp23/Gls24 family envelope stress response protein has translation MNELSFEMESYSSELGKVEISPEVIEVIASIAASDVEGVASMRGSFASGVVERLGKKTHGKGVKVELSETGISIDVYVSMKYGVAIPDVAQKIQDYIRQALLDMTALEATDINVFVVGVQFDSKEKQNEAPEVDY, from the coding sequence ATGAATGAACTATCATTTGAAATGGAAAGTTACTCATCAGAACTAGGGAAAGTAGAGATCTCACCTGAAGTCATTGAAGTCATTGCAAGTATTGCAGCTTCAGACGTTGAAGGTGTAGCATCCATGAGAGGAAGCTTTGCAAGCGGAGTTGTAGAGCGCCTTGGAAAGAAAACACACGGAAAAGGTGTGAAAGTTGAACTTTCTGAAACTGGTATTTCAATTGATGTTTACGTATCAATGAAATACGGTGTTGCCATTCCAGACGTTGCTCAAAAGATTCAAGATTATATTAGACAAGCGCTTCTAGATATGACAGCACTAGAAGCAACGGATATCAACGTTTTCGTAGTTGGTGTTCAATTTGATTCAAAAGAAAAACAGAATGAAGCACCAGAAGTAGACTATTAA
- the accB gene encoding acetyl-CoA carboxylase biotin carboxyl carrier protein — protein MLKIQEIRELIKLIDKSSINEFKYENDGSKIVLKKNDGTAVAYHAEEAQAQPVVTQAPPAREQVPAAEPAKENTEVKQETKTADDDANLHKVVSPMVGTFYAASSPDEEAFVKPGDQVSKDSIVCIIEAMKLFNEIESEVNGEIVKVLVENGQLVEYGQPLFLVKAE, from the coding sequence ATGCTAAAAATACAAGAAATCCGTGAACTGATTAAGCTAATTGACAAATCAAGCATTAACGAATTTAAATACGAAAATGACGGATCTAAAATCGTCCTTAAAAAGAACGATGGAACAGCAGTTGCTTATCATGCAGAGGAAGCACAAGCTCAGCCTGTAGTTACTCAAGCACCACCAGCAAGAGAACAAGTTCCAGCAGCAGAACCTGCAAAAGAAAACACTGAAGTAAAACAAGAAACAAAGACTGCAGATGATGATGCTAACTTACATAAAGTAGTCTCACCTATGGTAGGAACGTTTTATGCTGCGTCTTCACCAGATGAGGAAGCTTTCGTTAAACCAGGAGATCAAGTATCAAAAGACAGCATCGTTTGTATTATCGAAGCCATGAAACTATTTAACGAAATCGAATCTGAAGTGAATGGTGAGATTGTTAAAGTATTAGTTGAAAACGGACAATTAGTAGAATACGGACAACCTCTGTTCCTTGTGAAAGCAGAATAG
- the accC gene encoding acetyl-CoA carboxylase biotin carboxylase subunit: MIKKLLVANRGEIAVRIIRACKELGVETVAVYSEADKDALHVRLADEAYCIGPTASKDSYLNFTNIMSVATLTGSEAIHPGYGFLAENADFAELCRECNVTFVGPSAEAINKMGIKDVARATMADAGVPIVPGSEGIIRDKEDAIELSNKIGYPVIIKATAGGGGKGIRVAKNETELLKGIAITQQEAATAFGNPGVYIEKYIEDFRHVEIQVLADNYGNVIHLGERDCSIQRRLQKLLEETPSPAISPSKRQEMGDAAVKAAEAVQYSGAGTVEFIFDHNTGEFYFMEMNTRIQVEHPVTEMVTGIDLIKEQIKVASGERLRYKQEDIEFNGWSIECRINAENPEKNFMPSAGKIEMYLPPGGLGVRVDSAVYPGYTIPPFYDSMIAKVITYGNTRQEAIDRMKRALSEFVIEGVHTTIPFHLRLLNHETFVNGDFNTKFLENHDLTSKSE; this comes from the coding sequence ATGATTAAAAAGCTATTAGTAGCAAACCGTGGTGAAATTGCAGTACGGATTATTCGAGCATGCAAAGAACTTGGTGTTGAAACAGTAGCCGTTTATTCAGAAGCTGACAAAGATGCCTTGCATGTCCGTTTGGCAGATGAAGCTTATTGTATCGGACCGACTGCTTCAAAGGACAGTTACTTAAACTTCACAAACATTATGAGTGTTGCGACACTGACTGGTTCAGAGGCCATCCATCCGGGATATGGATTCTTGGCTGAGAATGCTGACTTTGCAGAATTATGCAGAGAATGCAACGTGACATTTGTAGGCCCGAGTGCTGAAGCGATCAACAAAATGGGTATTAAAGATGTTGCCAGAGCAACAATGGCAGATGCAGGAGTTCCTATCGTACCAGGTTCTGAAGGGATCATCAGGGACAAGGAAGACGCCATTGAACTCAGCAATAAAATTGGGTATCCTGTAATTATTAAAGCAACAGCAGGCGGTGGAGGTAAAGGAATCCGTGTAGCCAAAAATGAAACAGAACTTTTAAAAGGCATCGCAATTACTCAGCAAGAAGCAGCAACCGCCTTTGGCAACCCGGGTGTTTATATTGAAAAGTACATTGAAGATTTCCGCCATGTAGAGATACAGGTTCTTGCAGATAACTATGGGAATGTTATTCACTTAGGTGAAAGAGATTGCAGCATCCAAAGACGCCTTCAAAAGCTTCTGGAGGAGACGCCTTCTCCAGCTATTTCTCCATCAAAACGCCAAGAGATGGGAGATGCTGCTGTAAAAGCTGCTGAAGCTGTTCAATACTCTGGCGCTGGTACAGTTGAATTTATTTTTGACCACAATACAGGTGAGTTCTATTTTATGGAGATGAACACACGCATCCAAGTAGAACACCCTGTAACAGAGATGGTTACAGGCATCGATCTTATAAAAGAGCAGATTAAAGTGGCTTCTGGTGAAAGATTAAGATACAAACAGGAAGACATTGAATTTAATGGGTGGTCCATTGAGTGCAGAATAAATGCGGAGAACCCTGAAAAGAACTTTATGCCTTCAGCCGGTAAGATCGAGATGTATCTTCCTCCAGGCGGACTAGGTGTCAGGGTTGATTCTGCTGTATATCCAGGCTATACAATTCCACCATTTTACGATTCTATGATCGCAAAAGTAATCACATATGGAAATACAAGACAAGAAGCAATAGACCGTATGAAACGTGCATTAAGTGAATTTGTCATCGAGGGTGTTCATACGACCATTCCGTTCCACCTGCGTCTGTTAAACCATGAGACATTTGTGAATGGTGACTTTAATACAAAGTTTTTGGAAAATCATGATTTAACTTCAAAAAGCGAATAA
- a CDS encoding SpoIIIAH-like family protein: MLLKKQTVWLLTMLSLIIVLSVYYITAPGATDDLAYLEAGKKSGKDATVSGVANDDLFTALRLERDEVRDEMSADYVAVAGSEDASAEVQADAWAKMTELQSLTMQESTVETLIKSMGFDDALVSTMNNQIKVIVKADKLSKKEVVEIMNVANEHLGNSKTVAVEYHASK, encoded by the coding sequence ATGTTATTGAAAAAACAAACGGTTTGGCTTTTAACCATGCTTAGCTTAATTATTGTTCTATCGGTCTATTATATTACAGCTCCTGGTGCAACAGATGACCTAGCCTATCTTGAAGCAGGCAAGAAATCAGGTAAAGATGCGACTGTTTCAGGTGTAGCGAATGATGATTTGTTTACGGCACTTCGTTTAGAGCGAGATGAAGTTCGTGATGAGATGAGTGCAGATTATGTAGCAGTTGCAGGTTCAGAAGATGCATCAGCTGAAGTTCAAGCGGATGCTTGGGCAAAAATGACTGAGCTTCAGTCACTCACGATGCAAGAATCAACAGTAGAGACATTGATCAAGTCGATGGGCTTTGATGATGCACTTGTAAGTACGATGAACAATCAGATTAAAGTAATCGTAAAAGCTGATAAACTTTCCAAAAAAGAAGTTGTAGAGATTATGAACGTAGCCAATGAACACTTAGGAAACAGCAAGACTGTAGCCGTTGAATATCACGCATCTAAATAA
- the spoIIIAF gene encoding stage III sporulation protein AF has translation MAFLTEWITNIIILVLLAGVIELLLPGNQFQSYIKMVVGLLILLAMLSPLFKLINSDLDQVFMAMDLPAAAKENEIKNSIEENKSEIQSAQRAYILEQMAVPMKKQVQEELKKTYELEIVDLQIQTEMGTEPLKPEDITGAKVVLAKHHEQAGISDVSEVNVSIAHPQKQEDLEHQEVPDEIVYFLASQWQLDSQQVEVQMEGGEDLSQ, from the coding sequence ATGGCGTTTTTAACAGAATGGATCACAAACATTATTATTCTTGTCTTATTAGCGGGCGTCATAGAACTCTTATTGCCAGGCAACCAGTTTCAGAGTTACATCAAGATGGTCGTAGGATTACTTATACTTCTAGCTATGCTCTCACCATTATTCAAACTTATAAATTCTGATCTGGATCAAGTATTCATGGCCATGGATCTACCAGCCGCTGCAAAGGAAAATGAAATAAAAAATTCAATAGAAGAGAATAAAAGTGAAATACAATCCGCACAACGTGCATATATATTAGAGCAAATGGCTGTCCCAATGAAAAAACAAGTTCAGGAGGAGTTGAAAAAGACGTATGAATTAGAAATTGTCGATCTTCAAATCCAAACGGAAATGGGTACAGAGCCGTTAAAGCCTGAAGATATTACTGGTGCAAAAGTGGTACTGGCCAAACATCATGAACAAGCAGGAATTTCAGATGTTTCAGAAGTGAATGTTAGTATCGCTCATCCACAAAAACAGGAAGACCTTGAACACCAAGAAGTTCCTGATGAGATTGTGTATTTCTTGGCCAGCCAGTGGCAGCTAGATTCACAGCAAGTTGAGGTGCAAATGGAAGGGGGAGAGGATTTATCCCAATGA
- a CDS encoding exodeoxyribonuclease VII small subunit, with product MSEKAGKLTFEEAMVQLEEIVEKLEQGDVPLEESIDLYQQGMKLSKLCHTKLKNVEKKMDKIMHEDGREEPFVIQGEDH from the coding sequence ATGAGTGAAAAAGCGGGCAAACTTACATTTGAAGAAGCGATGGTACAGCTTGAAGAAATTGTAGAAAAGCTTGAGCAGGGTGATGTACCGTTAGAAGAAAGCATTGATTTGTATCAGCAAGGTATGAAGCTTTCAAAGTTATGTCATACAAAGCTGAAAAATGTTGAGAAGAAAATGGATAAGATCATGCATGAAGATGGAAGAGAAGAACCTTTTGTGATTCAGGGGGAAGATCATTGA
- a CDS encoding polyprenyl synthetase family protein: MIAFEQYLRDKKKLVEGQMVDYLNQLQAPSTLKKSMLYSISAGGKRIRPILALAVIESFEKDPLQFLDAVCAIEFVHTYSLIHDDLPSMDNDDYRRGKLTSHKVFGEAQAILAGDALLTESFTLIINNTLLTHEQKVKMVAVLSKAAGAAGMVGGQVEDLEGEDKDLTLSELESIHEKKTGKMLECSVLFGGIAANTSEIDLMHLQSYARHIGIAFQIQDDILDVTGNQDDLGKPVGSDEANLKTTYPKILGLDGAKKEMEKHIHISLEHLGRTNGNTGILASIADYIIKRNH, encoded by the coding sequence TTGATAGCGTTTGAACAATATCTTCGTGATAAAAAGAAATTGGTTGAGGGACAGATGGTTGATTACTTGAATCAGCTTCAGGCTCCTTCAACTCTAAAGAAGTCAATGTTGTATTCAATTTCTGCTGGAGGCAAGAGAATAAGACCTATTCTTGCGCTAGCTGTCATAGAATCTTTTGAAAAAGATCCTCTTCAATTTTTAGATGCTGTATGTGCCATAGAATTTGTACATACGTATTCATTAATTCACGATGATCTCCCATCGATGGACAATGATGATTATAGAAGAGGTAAACTCACGAGCCATAAAGTGTTTGGAGAAGCTCAAGCGATTCTAGCGGGAGACGCTCTTTTAACAGAAAGCTTCACCTTAATTATAAATAATACATTACTGACTCATGAACAAAAGGTTAAGATGGTCGCGGTCCTTTCAAAGGCTGCTGGAGCAGCAGGAATGGTCGGTGGTCAAGTTGAGGACCTTGAGGGAGAAGATAAAGATCTTACTTTGTCTGAGTTGGAAAGCATCCATGAAAAAAAGACGGGTAAAATGCTTGAGTGCTCCGTCTTATTTGGCGGGATTGCCGCGAACACTTCAGAGATTGACCTTATGCATTTGCAAAGTTATGCACGCCATATTGGAATCGCATTTCAGATCCAGGATGACATTCTTGATGTAACGGGTAATCAAGATGATTTAGGTAAACCTGTTGGAAGTGATGAAGCCAATTTAAAAACGACATATCCTAAAATTCTAGGTCTGGATGGAGCAAAGAAAGAAATGGAAAAACATATACATATTTCTTTGGAACATTTAGGCAGAACCAATGGAAATACAGGCATATTAGCGTCCATTGCTGACTACATTATAAAAAGAAACCACTAA
- the xseA gene encoding exodeoxyribonuclease VII large subunit → MEKEAKGSSLMQNNNRYVPISAVTRYIKRLFENDGNLQDVWVKGELSNVKLHSRGHLYFTLKDANSRVSAVMFAGNNRYLNFKPEEGMNVLIQGSFSVYEPQGQYQLYVKTMQQDGVGNLFQAYENLKTKLEQEGLFDSSQKKPLPKFPSEIAVITSPTGAAVRDIATTIKRRFPLAAITLYPVLVQGPGAAPAISRAIEQANEANKADLLIVGRGGGSIEELWAFNEEIVARAIFSSKLPVISAVGHETDFTISDFVADLRAPTPTAAAEMAVPHLNELGDRLFQRSVRLKRVMKDYLAGHQQHLSRLQKSYAFKYPTQLVKQKEQELDRNMDKLKRTVEGFVVQHQNELTKMKRQLSLFSPAGQLHKANERVVSLHKLLIKETNRHVRQHQKEFSNKISRLSSLNPLAIMERGYSLTYKQGKKELVKSVKQVKAGDALTIKLKDGQIDCHITGTEASLTNE, encoded by the coding sequence ATGGAGAAAGAAGCTAAAGGAAGTTCTTTAATGCAAAACAACAATCGGTATGTCCCAATATCGGCTGTAACCCGGTATATAAAGCGATTATTTGAAAATGATGGTAATTTGCAAGATGTTTGGGTAAAAGGTGAATTATCAAATGTGAAACTGCATAGCAGAGGGCATTTGTATTTTACCCTAAAAGATGCAAACAGCAGAGTTTCAGCGGTTATGTTTGCAGGCAATAACAGATATTTGAATTTCAAGCCTGAGGAAGGAATGAATGTTTTAATTCAAGGATCATTCTCAGTGTATGAACCACAAGGACAATATCAGCTCTATGTGAAAACGATGCAACAAGACGGAGTTGGCAACTTGTTTCAAGCTTATGAGAATCTAAAAACCAAGCTTGAACAAGAAGGACTTTTTGATTCATCACAAAAAAAGCCGCTGCCAAAGTTTCCATCAGAGATTGCTGTGATCACTTCTCCGACAGGTGCTGCTGTTAGGGATATCGCCACAACGATTAAACGCCGTTTTCCTTTAGCTGCTATCACTTTATATCCTGTTCTTGTTCAGGGTCCCGGTGCAGCTCCAGCTATCTCACGAGCGATAGAACAAGCTAACGAGGCAAATAAAGCGGATTTGCTGATTGTCGGACGCGGCGGAGGATCGATTGAAGAATTATGGGCTTTTAACGAAGAGATCGTTGCTCGAGCAATCTTTTCTTCCAAATTGCCTGTCATTTCAGCGGTAGGACATGAAACGGATTTTACAATATCTGACTTTGTGGCAGATTTAAGAGCGCCTACGCCAACAGCGGCTGCTGAGATGGCCGTACCCCACCTCAATGAACTTGGCGATAGACTTTTTCAAAGAAGTGTAAGGCTTAAGAGAGTTATGAAAGATTATCTGGCAGGGCATCAACAGCATTTGTCCCGCCTGCAAAAATCGTATGCATTCAAATACCCTACTCAGCTTGTTAAGCAAAAAGAGCAGGAACTTGATAGAAACATGGATAAATTAAAAAGAACAGTTGAAGGTTTTGTAGTTCAGCATCAGAATGAGCTGACAAAAATGAAGCGTCAACTATCATTGTTCTCACCTGCAGGACAGCTGCACAAAGCGAACGAACGAGTTGTTTCTTTACATAAGTTATTGATAAAAGAAACAAACCGACATGTTAGACAGCACCAAAAGGAATTCTCTAATAAGATTTCAAGGCTATCATCTCTAAATCCACTTGCCATAATGGAGCGGGGATATAGTTTGACGTACAAACAAGGAAAGAAAGAACTCGTTAAGTCTGTTAAACAAGTGAAAGCAGGAGATGCGTTAACGATTAAGTTAAAAGATGGACAGATTGATTGTCACATCACGGGAACGGAGGCGTCTTTAACGAATGAGTGA
- the folD gene encoding bifunctional methylenetetrahydrofolate dehydrogenase/methenyltetrahydrofolate cyclohydrolase FolD, translated as MAVLDGKQIAREIREQLAKEIQDLKQEGTVPGLAVILVGDHPASRSYVLAKERTCKELGMHSVLSELPESISEEELLEYIQTFNNDEQIDGILVQLPLPSHISESKVIETILPEKDVDGFHPINIGRMHAGDEHAFIPCTPLGILEMVKQTGEEIAGKHVVVVGRSNLVGKPAGQLFLQENATVTFCHSRTNNLREQTLQADILIAAVGKPNLITEDMVKAGAVVIDVGVNRKENGKLCGDVDYDAIKPKAKHITPVPGGVGPMTITMLMNNTVLASKWRKKLKEVL; from the coding sequence ATGGCTGTGTTAGATGGAAAACAAATTGCAAGAGAGATTAGAGAACAACTTGCAAAAGAGATCCAAGACCTAAAACAAGAAGGTACTGTTCCAGGTTTAGCTGTTATTCTAGTAGGCGATCACCCAGCGTCTCGTTCATATGTTCTTGCAAAAGAAAGAACGTGTAAAGAACTCGGAATGCACTCTGTATTATCTGAACTTCCTGAATCTATTTCTGAAGAAGAATTATTAGAATATATTCAAACGTTTAACAATGATGAACAAATTGATGGGATCCTTGTACAACTCCCCCTTCCTTCACATATTAGTGAATCAAAAGTAATTGAAACAATCCTACCTGAAAAAGATGTAGACGGTTTTCACCCGATTAATATTGGCCGAATGCATGCCGGTGACGAACACGCTTTTATTCCTTGTACACCATTAGGTATTTTAGAGATGGTAAAACAAACAGGTGAAGAAATTGCTGGTAAGCATGTTGTCGTTGTAGGAAGAAGCAACCTTGTCGGGAAACCTGCAGGGCAACTGTTTTTACAAGAAAATGCGACTGTCACGTTTTGTCACTCAAGAACAAATAATCTTCGAGAACAAACATTACAAGCTGATATTTTAATAGCTGCAGTAGGAAAACCAAATCTTATTACAGAAGATATGGTAAAAGCAGGTGCAGTTGTTATTGATGTAGGCGTAAATCGCAAGGAAAACGGAAAATTGTGTGGAGATGTGGACTATGACGCAATTAAACCAAAAGCAAAACATATCACACCAGTTCCAGGGGGCGTGGGTCCTATGACGATCACGATGCTGATGAACAATACGGTGCTTGCTTCCAAATGGAGAAAGAAGCTAAAGGAAGTTCTTTAA